In Pirellula sp. SH-Sr6A, the DNA window CGATGCCATTGCGATCGCCGTCACGTTCCAACCACCCCTTCCCATTTTCGTGGCCGAAGAGGTACTCGAAAAAGCTTCTGGAAAGTCTTGATGTCACAAAGCCACGAATCCCCTTCTTTCCCGAAGCGAATTCCTTTCAAGGTCGATATCGCGGGGATCATCGAGATCATGGGAACCTCCCTGTACTCGAATCCCAATACTCCCATTCGTGAATTGCTGCAGAATGCTCACGATGCCATCATGCGTCGCAGAGCGCGCGATCTGAGCTATCAAGGACGGATCGATGTGACGCAAAATGAGATGCATCGCACGATCTCCTTTCACGACAACGGCATCGGGCTCTCCCCCGCGGAAGCGGAGGAGTACTTGGGCACCTTGGGAATCGGCATCACCGGCTTGATCAAGAAAGGGTTCACGGCCGAGAATCCAGACGCGCAAATGCCCGCCAGCAAGAAAGACGGGAGCGCCCTGATCGGTCAGTTCGGTATCGGATTGTTCTCCGGCTTCATGTTGGCGGAGAGGATCGTGGTTGAAAGTTTGCGATTTGAAGGGGAGCAAGCGATCCGGTGGGAGGCTGGAGCGGGCACCGAAATCGAGCTATCCGCTTCGAACAAAACGACGCCTGGCACCTCCGTGACGTTGTACCTCAAACCTAATTACACGATCTTTGCGGAAGACGAACAGCTGATCGAAGACAGCATCAAGCAGTATGCGGATTTCCTTCCGATTCCGATCTATCTCAACGAATCGAAGGCTCGCATCAATTTGATCCAGGCCAGTTGGCTGGATCCGACTCCCGATCAAGAGAACATGATCGAAGAGCTGGCCTCGTACTTTGGGGAAACACCACTCGACACCATTCCCATCGCGATGGAGTCTCCTGTTTCAGTGCGAGGTGCCCTCTATGTAACGCCCCAGCGCACCCCTGGCTTTGCCGACGAAGCCACCATCGCCGTGAGCGTTCGGCGGATGATCATCTCCCGACATATTCGCGAGTTGATCCCGGGTTGGGCTCCTTTTTTGCGAGGCGTGTTGGAGTTACCGGACTGTTCCCCAACTTCCAATCGAGAGGACCTGGTACGCGATGCGGTCTTTCTCGCGGTATGTGAAAGTCTGGAACACGCGATTTATGAACACTTCGAAAAGATCGCAGACCGCGAGCCTTCGCGATGGCAGTCGATTCTCCAGTGGCATCGTTATACCTTTGCGGGGATGGCCGTCTATGACGACCGCCTCCGCAGCTTGTTAGCGCGCACCTATCGATTCAACACCTCCCAAGGGGAATTGACGCTCATCGATATTCTGGACAAGAGTCGTGCCGACGAGCTTGTCGAAACCGATGTCGATTATGTCATTTGGTACAACGCGGATCGACGGCAAGAAACGTGGATGAACGAGTTCTTTCGCAGCACGGGCGTTCCTTGTGTCCATACTTTCCGAAGTTTCGAGGAGACGCTCCTGGCGAGCATGCTTGGACAGAACAAAAGCTTGCGTAGCGAGCTACGCCCAGCGAGCCCCTCGTCGAGCAACTTCACCGAATCCATTCTCGGAATTGAACAACGCAAAGAGGCCGGAAGCGAATGGCAAGAGTTTCTCGCGAAATTGAATATCAATTTGTTCGTCGCAAGCAGCCGGAACAGTCCTCCGGTCCTCGCGTTCATCAACGAGCGATATGAACTCTCGAAGACCTTTCAAGAGATCAAAGATAGCGGTGATTTGCCAAAGGGTTTTGAACGAATCATCCAGCAACATTTCGATCGGATGCCTGCCGATAAAAACGACGTCATCCTGAATCAACATCACAAGGTCATCAAGAAAGCGCTCCAGCAGGGGCCGACGGGGTCCATGGCTCATATGTTGCGGGTCTTGGTCATGGGAGCCATGAACAAAGCCGGAGCGACAATCAGCCCGGAAGCCATGGAATACCAAGCCATCGACTTGAACGCCATCGCCGACATCTTGGATCCCTAATCCTCCGTGCCCAAAGTATTAGCCGTTTTCCAAACGGCGTTTACGTTCCAACCGTTCTCAGAACGGTATGCAGAAGGACGCAGCCCGCTGATTCAGACGTCATGAGGCGGTCGATTCGCCGATAGGGCGGAGGCGGGGGGAACGCAGGTTGGAAACCGGCTAATGCAACCCAGACGATTCAAACATGACGAATCGGTCGATTCGTCGGACGGATAGATGCCAGTACATCGGTCGAGGTCGACCGATGTACGCCAATTGACTAACGGTCGCCCCCGACCGTTTTTCTACTCTTGTCGAACGATCGTCCCCGACCGTTCCTCCATCGCACGTCCGCTAGCTGCAGCCTAGGCTGTTGCCGCAGTTGTGGCAGAGGTAGCAGTTTCCAGCTCGAACCGTGATCGCACCGCAGTTATCACAGCTTGGTGCGTCTCCTTGGAATCCAGCAAACTGCGAGTCCCGGCTCTCGGCTATCTGACCTGAACCCGAACCTTCCGATCCGTTGCCACGGACAGGAATACTATCGAAACCGACGAATCGAGCCTTGGTGTACGAGGCAACTGGTGAAGGAACTTCGGCTCCATTTCCATTTACCGGCGTCTTGGTCGACGTCAATGCTACGGTCGCTGCCGAGGGAGATGCCATCTCCGTCTTCATCTTGTGCTCTTCTCGATAGCTATCGAGGAAGGTCAAGCCGAGCCAACGGAAGATGTAATCGATCAAGCTCTTGGCGATACGGATATCAGGATTGGTTGTATGGCCCATCGGTTCGAAGCGAGTGTGACTGAACTTATTCACTAGGACCTCGAGTGGAACACCGTATTGCAATGCGATCGACGTTGCGGTGCCGAAGCTGTCCATCAAACCGCCGACCGTGCTCCCTTCCTTCGCCATCGTAATGAAGACTTCGCCTGGACGTCCATCTGGATACAGACCGACGCTGATATAGCCTTCATGACCAGCGATGCTGAACTTGTGGGTGACCGAGTTGCGAGTGTCGGGCAATCGTTCGCGGCGCGGTTTGTAAACGATCTTCTCGACCGTCTTTGCGGCCGCTTCTTCTGCTTTCTTCCCTTCCGACTTGGTCGAAAGCGGCTGACTTTGCTTGGATCCATCTCGATAGATCGCAATCGCCTTGAGCCCCAATTCCCAACCCCAGAAGTAAGCGTTACCGATGTCTTCGACCGTGCTCTCCTTAGGCATATTCACCGTTTTGCTGATCGCACCGGACAAGAACGGTTGCGCGGCGGCCATCATCTCCACGTGGGCTTGCCAGCGAATGCTGCGGGTGCCGTTTGCAGGAGTGAAGGCACAATCGAACACGGGCAAGTGCTCGGTCTTCAATTCCGGTGCCCCTTCGATCGTATCCTTGTCGTTGATATAAGCCTCAATCGACTTGATCTGATCTTCGGTGTAGCCGAGTGTCCTCAACCCCATGTGCACCGACTTGTTCAAAATCTTCAGCATACCGCCACCCGCCAGCTGCTTGTATTTCACCAGCGCAATATCGGGTTCGATGCCCGTCGTATCGCAATCCATCATAAAACTGATGGTGCCCGTGGGTGCCAATACCGTCGCTTGCGCGTTGCGGAATCCATTGCGATGCCCCGACTCCAGAACTTTCTCCCAGACCGAGCGTGCGGCGTCCTTCAGATAAGCAGGGCCCGCGGAATCGATTTGCTCGACAGCGTTTCGGTGCATTTGCATGACTCGCATCATCGGCTCGGCATTCTCGTCGTATTCCGTGA includes these proteins:
- a CDS encoding ATP-binding protein → MSQSHESPSFPKRIPFKVDIAGIIEIMGTSLYSNPNTPIRELLQNAHDAIMRRRARDLSYQGRIDVTQNEMHRTISFHDNGIGLSPAEAEEYLGTLGIGITGLIKKGFTAENPDAQMPASKKDGSALIGQFGIGLFSGFMLAERIVVESLRFEGEQAIRWEAGAGTEIELSASNKTTPGTSVTLYLKPNYTIFAEDEQLIEDSIKQYADFLPIPIYLNESKARINLIQASWLDPTPDQENMIEELASYFGETPLDTIPIAMESPVSVRGALYVTPQRTPGFADEATIAVSVRRMIISRHIRELIPGWAPFLRGVLELPDCSPTSNREDLVRDAVFLAVCESLEHAIYEHFEKIADREPSRWQSILQWHRYTFAGMAVYDDRLRSLLARTYRFNTSQGELTLIDILDKSRADELVETDVDYVIWYNADRRQETWMNEFFRSTGVPCVHTFRSFEETLLASMLGQNKSLRSELRPASPSSSNFTESILGIEQRKEAGSEWQEFLAKLNINLFVASSRNSPPVLAFINERYELSKTFQEIKDSGDLPKGFERIIQQHFDRMPADKNDVILNQHHKVIKKALQQGPTGSMAHMLRVLVMGAMNKAGATISPEAMEYQAIDLNAIADILDP